The sequence below is a genomic window from Bacteroidales bacterium MB20-C3-3.
GACAACATTCAGAAAACCAATATCCTGCTGGCTTTACCCTATAAGGGTATCAAAATTGTCAAATGGAATGACTGCACTGAATTTGCACAAATGGCACATATGCACCGATGCATTTAAAAAAGGGAAAAAAGAGGGGATTCCCGTATATCAGTTTTTACGGGAACCCCTTATTTTTGCCTTTGGAGAGGAGTTTTGGACACAGCTTGACATCGCTTACAAAGAGCTTTTCTGCTCTGAATAGTTGAGTCTACCTCTCTCTGCTTCCCATATACTTTGTCAAAGAGATCAAATGTGATTTGTAAATATTGTCCGGAAGAACATCCAGAGACTCTATTGCTATTGAACAATGCTCCTCAAGAGCTCTCTGAGCAATAATTTTCCCTTCGTATTTTTCAACTAATTTATAAGCTTTCAGAGCAAGAGTATTATCCTCCGGATAAGCATCCTTTACCGCTTTTAACATCTCCTCCCGATCAGAGGACTCAGCCCTTTTAAGCGCTGCTATGAGCGGAAGAGTTAACTTTTTTTCCATTATATCACCACCTGCTGGTTTCCCTGTGTCCATCTGAGGTGCATAGTCAAAAATATCATCCTTAATCTGGAAAGCGAGCCCCAGATGATATGCAAACCTGCCCATACTATCCACCACCTCTTTTCCGGGATTCATTGTAAAGACGGCACTCTCCACAGCTGCTACGAACAGACTTGATGTCTTCTGACCAATAATTTTGTAGTAATCCTCCTCAGTAGTATCCAGTGAAGAGGCCTTCTGCATCTGAAATATCTCACCCTCAGCCAGCTCCTGAACAGCCTTGGTAAAATAGCTCATTACACCCATATCCTTGTCATTTACAATAAGGGAGAGTGCCTTTGCCAGCCAATAATCACCTGTAAGTACAGATGCTGCCGGATTAAATCTGGATTGTACTGTTTCAGTCCCCCTTCTGTATTTAGAGTCGTCTGCCACATCGTCATGAAGAAGAGTTGCTGTATGAATCATTTCAGAGACAACAGCACATGAAATAGTAAGTCTGTATGGTTTACCAAGTGCCCTGGCTGCAAGAATTGAGAGAAGAGGCCTTACCTGTTTCCCGTTATTCTCAACTAAGTAAGAGTTAATGGTATTAAGGAGATCAGAGCTGCTGACAAGTGTCTCTTTGAGAACTCTTTCGAATTCTCCCCACTCTTCACCGATATCCTCTTTAATTTTATTTATGTCCATCTATGCTATGGTTTAGGCAGGAGCATAATGAGCAGGATGCATTCTCTGAGGAACAGCACATTCAAGCAATTCAACCAGCTCTTCTGTACTTTGAGCTATTATTAGTGAGTCACTCCAGTTACTGTTAAGCATTTTCTCATTCACAAGATGTTCAAACATCTTTAGCATTGGATCAAAAAATCCGTCAAGATTCAGAATTGCAACACACCCCTCGTAAATACCCAGCCTCTTTAGAGTGTAGGTCTCGATAAACTCCTCAATGGTCCCTATTCCTCCGGGAAGAGCAACCACAGCATGAGTATTTTCTCTTAAGAGCTCCTTACGCCTGGCCATTGAATCTACTAAAATAAGGTTTTGCAGAGAGCGGTGCTCCAGTTCAATCTCCTTCATAAAAGAGGGCATTACACCCTCAATATCACCACCGAGATCAAGCATCCTGTCAATAATAATTCCCATAAGACCTCTGCGACTCCCACCGCATACAATGGTCCAATTACGGCCGGAAGCCGCCTCAGCAAAGGTGTTGGCGGCCTCCAGATATTTTTTGTCCAGCACATTGCTGGAAGAACAGTAGACGCAGATTCTCTTTCCCATTATTATTTAAAACATAAGAGCAACCGAGAGCTGAAACCCCTGAAGTTTAGCATTTTCGTATTTTTGAGCCCATGTTGTATTTGTTGCCGACTCCAACCTGCCAAGACCCCAGTTGTATTTCCCTACAATCTGCAGTTTCCATATATCAAGACCAACACCTGCACCAACTCCGTAGTTAAATCTGTTAATGTTATCCCATTCCTGATCCTCCAGGTCTGCACCCTTCTGGAGAGCAAAAGATACATATGGACTTACAAAAACAAATGGTCTGAATAGTAGCATATCTATCCCCAGCTGGATGTTTATTGGAAGAGTCAGATAGTCAAGCTCAATTTCTGCCGGATTGAATGTGTCGTCAATAATAACTTGAGGGTATTGGGATGACACATAATAGGAAGATGGGGAAAACCGACCCTCTGCAGGGATGTCAGCAATATGCGTCTTTACCTTTGAGTAGAGAAGCTCAGGCTGAAGAGCAATGCCCAGTAGCGGAACCTTTATTTGCCAGGCTATACCAAAATGATAACCTGTCTGGCTTTTCCAGGCATTATCAACAGAACCGCTCTGAGTAACATCTTCAAGAGTGTTAAAATTCAGTCCCGCCTTAATACCAAATCTTGACTGCGCCCCGGCAAAGGATGCTGTCATAATAAGCGCCAATGCAAGGGTTATAAACTTTTTCATAACTTTTAAATAAGAGAATTGATCTTAGCTATAATATTAGCTTTGGAAGTAGATCCGACAATCTTATCCACAACCTCACCATTCTTAAAGAAGAGAAGAGTAGGAATATTACGGATTCCAAACTTAACAGGTACCTCCGAACTATTATCAACATCGCATTTTGCAATCACAGCTTTGCCCTCGTACTCAGCAGCAAGCTCCTCAACTATTGGAGCTATGACTCTGCACGGTCCACACCATGGAGCCCAGAAATCCACAAGTACAGGTTTATCTGATTTGATCACTATCTCATTGAAATTCGAATCGTTAACTGCTATTGCCATAATTATTTATAAATTTAATAGTTAATATTTTTTGCTTGGATGTGAATGCTAAATTAACACCATTTTTTCTAAAAACCTAAACCTTTCCCATCAATCCGGCCAATCCTCCTTCTGCAGTCTCCTTGTATAGACGAGGCAAATCGTGTCCCGTTCTCTTCATTGCCTCTACCACAGTGTCAAATGAGACAAGGTGTTTGCCGTCTGAGAGCAAAGCGTACATATTCGCATCTACTGCTCTTGTCGCACCAAAGGCATTTCTCTCAATACATGGAACCTGCACAAGTCCGCAAACAGGGTCACAGGTGAGGCCGAGAAAATGCTCTATTCCTATTGAAGCGGCGTACTCTATCTGAGCCGGAGTCCCTCCAAATAGCTGCACACCGGCCGCTGCCGCCATAGCACAGGCAGATCCAACCTCTCCCTGGCATCCAACCTCGGCACCGGAGATTGATGCATTTGTCTTTATTATGTTGCCGATTAGTCCGGCTGTAGCCAAACCCCTTATTATTCTTTTATCAGAAAAATCATAGAACTGCTTGTTGAGGTATAGAAGAGCAGGTATTACTCCGGATGAGCCACAAGTGGGAGCCGTGACAACCAGCCCTCCCGAGGCGTTCTCTTCAGAGACAGCAAGAGCAAATGCAAAAGTCATACTCCTTCTCTGCATAGAGCCCTGATAACCCTTTGCTTTTATGTAAAAAGAGGCAGCCTTCCTCTGGAGTTTAAGACCTCCCGGAAGAACCCCCTCGGTCTCAAGCCCCCTCTCAACGGCATCCTGCATAACTTCCCAGGCATCTGCAAGGAAATCCCAGATATCGCCTCCTTCATACATCTGAACATATTCCCAGAAGGTCATCCCATTATCCTGACACCACTCTAGAATCTCTGACATTTTTGAGTGGGGATAGATCATATCTTTCACCTCCCTGGTGCCGGTATCGCTCAGGTCTCCGCCACCAATACTGAATGTTATCCATTCACCCATCTTTTTCCCAAGAGGGTCAAATGCTTCAAATTTGAGCCCGTTAGGGTGTTCCGGTAAAAAAATATCAGGGCGGAACTCAATCTTAGTCCTCTCTCTTCCCAGCACATCAAGCAGTGCAACATCAGTCATGTGCCCCACCCCTGTAGCTGCAAGTGAGCCATAAAGTGTTACAATAAAAGAAGAGGCAGCCTCCTGCCTCTTCAAAAATATTCCGGCGGCGCGGGCAGGAGCCATTGTATGGCTGCTTGACGGTCCCCGGCCTGTTTTAAAAATCTCTTTAATACTTTCCATCTCTATATTGCCGATTCCGCTTCCCATACAAAGGCTCTTAGCCCCTGCTTCTCTGCAGAATCATTTATTGCCTTTAATTCGGCAAGCAATATAGACAATTTTTCCGGTTCAACAACCGCAAGGGTTGCCATGTTCATTGAGGGCCATGCGTGCGTACCATAGTGCGGTTCACCTTTTTGACTTCCTCTGCCCTGAACCTCCGGCCACTTTGTAAACCCCCTTACAGTACACTTATCAAGTGCTGCCTGAACAAGTGAGTTGTGGGCCTGATTATATATGATCATCACTGCTTTCATATTATGCTGTTTTAAGAGTTTTTAATTGTTTTGCCCATCTCTTTCTTCCCCTCTTTATATCTCCTGCATGGAAAGCTGTATAAATTGACGGAATAACAATCAGGGTAAGGATAGTTGAGAGGGTGAGACCTCCAATAATTGCAATACCCATTGGCTGCCATATTTCAGAACCTTCACCAATACCCATAGCCATTGGGAACATACCGAGAATAGTGGTTAAAGTAGTCATCAAAACAGGACGGAGGCGAGATTTACCTCCGGATATAACGGCTCTCTTTACAGAAGCCCCTCTCTCTTTATTAAGATTAATATAGTCAATCAGCACAATACCGTTCTTCACCACAATACCCACCAGCATTACAGCTCCAATAAGAGCAATAAGGCTTAATGTTGTACCGGTTAACCACAGGGCGACAAACACACCGCTAAAAGCAAATGGCAGCGAGAACATAATTATGAAAGGATCTCTGAATGACTCAAACTGGGCAGCCATAACAATATATGTTAGAAGAACAACCAGCGCAAGGAGGGTAAACATATCACCAAATGACTCCTGCTGCTCTTCAATAGATCCGGCCAGCTCAACAGCAATTCCCTGAGGCATCTTAATTTTAGCCACCTCTTTGTTTACATCTTCTGCTACATCCCCCAAAGATCTCTTGAATATAGTTCCGGTTACCTTAATAACCCTCTCTCTGTCAAGGTGCTCAATTGAAGGTGGCGCAAAACTTTCAATAACAGTTCCCACTTCGCTGAGTCTTACAGCCTTCCCTTGTGAGTTATAAAGAAGAATATTATTTATGTCATCAATAGTTGTTCTAAACTTAGCATCATTTTTAACAACTATATCATACTCCTCTCCATCTTCACGGAAGTAGGAGGCTGTAACACCATTTATTCTGTTTCTTACAACCGTAGCAGCCATGGTCATATTAAGGCCGTTCATTGCAAGTTTGTTCCTGTCAAACATCACCTGGAACTGTGGCATATAATCCTCCCTGCTCAGTTTAACATCTCTCAGACCCTCTGTGTTTTTCATAATTTCGGAGATCTGGCCTGCAACAATTTCGGAGTTCTCAAGGTCATATCCAAGCACATCCAGCTCCAGAGTTGTTCCACCTGATCCCATTCCCATTCCTCCTCCGCCACCGGGAGTAACAGTATATCTGTAAAGTTCAGGCAACTCCTGAAGATCTTTTCTCATCTCATCTCCAATCTCAAACATATCCCTCTCTCTCTCCTTAGGATCACACAGTCTGGCTGTAAACGAAACCAGGTGAGTTCCGGAGCTTCTCATTGACATAAATACATTTGATCCGTCTGACTGACCCAGAGATGCTTGTAAAATCTCTATCTCAGGATATTTCTCATTCCACTTCTCATAAAGATATTCATTAAGTTTCCTGGCCTGCTCCACCCTTGAGCCCACAGGCAACTCAACCGTAATTGCTATCTGAGAGTTATCAGATTCAGGGAAAAAGTCTGTACCCACCTTTGAAAGCAACATAAGGCTGGTTATAAAAATTGCAGCCGATATAGCAATTACAACATATCTGTAATTTACTGCAGTTCTTAAAAGTCTCTCGTACCAGTTATCTAGTCCATCAAGACCCTTTTCAATTGGAGAGTAGAAGAACATAAACCATTTTGACCTCTTTGGATCCTGCTTGAGCATCATTGAAGAGAGCATTGGCGTAAGGGTTAGCGCAGCAACTGTTGACACAGTAATTATGATTGTTACAATCCATCCAAGCTGCTTAAACATAATCCCTGCAAGTCCTGACACCATTGTGAGAGGGAAGAAAACAGATATTATCGTTAATGTTGAGGCAATTACAGCCACAGCCACCTCATTTGTTGCATAAATTGCAGCATCTTTTGGTTTACTGCCCCTTTCAATATGAGTTGTGATATTCTCAAGCACTACTATAGCATCGTCCACAACCATACCAATTGCAATGGACAAAGAACTTAGTGATATAATGTTGAGAGTGTTTCCGGTAATCATCAAATATATAAAAGCAGCTATTAACGATACCGGAATAGTCAGAATAATTATAAAAGTGGCACGCCATCTTCCAAGGAATAAGAGAACGACAATCATTACAAAGAGACCTGCAAGAAGAACTGTCTCAGTAAGAGATCCAATACTATCCTTTATAAATTCAGAAGTATCCAGAATAACCTCAAGTTTAACATCAGGCGGCAGTGAATTTTGTATCATAGGCAACTCCTTAAGGATTTTGTCTGCAATTTCAACCACATTAGCACCGGATTGCTTCTGTACAACAAGTGTTGCACCCCTCTCTCCGTTAGTATATACCTCTGTTGAGCGCTCTTTAAGTGTATCTTTTACAACAGCAATATCCCTGACATAGATACTTCTTCCCAGGTAGCTGCCTGCAATTAGGTTTTTTATCTCGTCACTCTCTCTGAATTCACCATCTACCCTTAGTGAATAGGTATCTGTCCCTACATCAATTGTACCACCCGGGATATTACGATTTTCCATTGCAATAAGATTTGCAACTTGCTCAACAGTAATACCATAGGCCTGCATTTTATTCGGGTCAGTAGAGATTTGAATCTCTCTCTGAGGTGCACCGGAAATTGAAGTGGATGCAACCCCGTCAATTCTGTTAATAGGATTAGCGACCTTCTCTTCAAGAATTTTATAGAGCCCTTTCGAACTCACATCTGAGTTTGCGGAGATGAACATGATTGGCATCATGTCGGAACTGAACTTAAAGACAACAGGGTTATCACACTCCTCCGGCAGAAAGTTTCTCTGCATATCCAGAATTGACCGTACATCATTTACAGCCTCATCCATATTTGTCCCGTACTCAAACTCAATGGTAATAAGAGAGACATTATCCTTTGAAGTGGAGTTGATTCTCTTTAGGTCGCTTACTGTACTTAAAGATGTCTCCAGTCGTTTTGTTACATTCTGCTCAATATCCATTGTACTTGCACCGGAATAGGTTGTCATCACCGTTACGGCATTGAGCTCAATTTCAGGATATAAGTCAACAGAAAGTCTGGAGAATGAGAAAAGTCCCAGAACTACCAGAGCCACGAATATGAGGGCCGTAGTAACCGGTTTCTTTACTGCACTTTCGTATATTTTCATATTAAAAAATCTGTTATTAATTAAAATGAGAGGTCTAATCCACCCTCTGTTACTTTAACTTTTGTGTCGTCAACCAGGTTATTAATTCCTGCAACAACAACCTTTTGACCAGCTTTTAGGCCTGATATAATCTCATAATTTGTTCCTATTCTTCTCCCCAACTCAATTTTTGTGTACTTGACAATATCTCCGTCAAGAACATATACATATTTGTCATTAGTCCCCTGCTGTTTGATTACAGCCTTGTCAGGGACAACCACTCTTTTCTTTGCCCCTAACTCAACTTTAGCCCTGGCAAACATGCCAGGACGAATTTCCATACTTTGGTTTGCTATGCTCACCTGAACCTGAAAAGTCCTTGTCATAGGATCTATTGTAGGATAAACCAGACTTACCTTGCCCTGATATTTTTTTCCGTCGTAGACATCAAGTGTTATCTCTACTGGTGTCCCATTTTTAACAACAGGATAGAACTCCTCTGATACAGCAACCATTATCTTAACCGGCTGCAATTGCATTACTGTTAATATTGGTTGTCCCACTGCAAGATCCCCGCTGTCAAAATTTCTTGCTGTTACAACACCATTTACCGGTGATACAAGTTTTGTATTTTTATCAAGGTTAGCAATACTCTCTTCTGAAACCCTAACCTGGGTCCTTAGTTGCTCAAACTGCTGCTGAGAGATCCCCCCTGCATTATAGAGAGCTTCAGTCCTTGCAAGGTCTGTTTTCAAATTTTCAAGTTGAATCCTTGCATTGGCATAATTTAGATTCTCCATTTGAACAAGTAGCTGGCCCTTCTTTACATAAGATCCAACCTCAACAAATATCTTGTCTATGCGCTGAGCAGCAGAGCTGGAAATATTATTCTTTACAAAAGGTTCAATATTACCGGTATACTCAGCTATCTGATTTACCATCTCCTCTTTTGCATCAACCACCTTTACAACCGGCAGTTCTTTGTCCTCAACAACAACATTGTTTGAGGAGTTGCAAGCACTGAACAGTACAAGCCCAATTGCAATCAAAAATGTAGCTTTCTTCATATTATTAAACTGTAATTTATTATTTTTCAATATTTTCCTTTCCAATGACCTTTTCGTACTCATTTTTAGCCTTTATAAAATCATAAAGAGTCTGCGTGTAATTTAACCGTGACCTTGTAAGTGCCACTTCTGAATCATTCATCTCAAGAACTGTCCCCGCTCCGGTAGTGTATCTGACTTTTGATATTTCATATCCCTTCTTAGCCTGATCTACAGCCTCTTTGTCTGATTTAAGCTGTGCCCCGGCCCTCTTCATCTCGTTAACAGAGTTTAGCGCGGAGAGTGTCAGAGACTCTTTAAGTAATCTTCTCTGATATTCAAGTTTTCTTATCCCCACCATTGTCTGCTTCTCTTTCAGTGATATTGAAAGTTTATTGAAAATGGGTACCTGCAGTGAAAGACCTACAGCAAAGGAGTTAGCCCACGGTTTATCAAAGTTGAATTTATCATTTTGCATCTGCATCTGGTAATTTGCAAATCCGGCAAGTACTGGCAGACGCTGAGATCTTATAAGTTCATAGCTCTTATTTAGTTTTTCAAGCTGGATATCCAGAGTTTTCAGATTACTATTCTCTTCAAGATTCAAAATCCCGGCTGAGTAACTTACCATCAATCCTGAGAAGTGTTCAAAATCCCCGTTAACTTCTATCTCCTGTGTAAGGGGTAAAGAGAGAAGAATTTTTAGCTGGAGTTTTGCCAGTTCAAGTCCGTTTCTGGCCTGTGTCAGAGCCGGAGATATATTTCTTGCGGCAACCTCAGATCTAATTTTATCATATTCGCTTGCAAGTCCCTGCTCATACATCTTTCTAATATTTTCAGCACTCTCCATTGCGTTTTTATAACTCTGCTCCAGAACTACCAGCGACTCCTCCATCATTACCACTCCGTAAAAGCCGTTTTTGACCTGCTGAATCAAATCCAGCTTTGTCGTTCTGGCAGATTCAAGTGCAGCCTTTATCTCAAGTTCAGTCATCTGAATATTCTTATACAATGCCATGGAAAAAATTGGCAACTGAGCAGCTCCTGCAAGAGAGTAGCTATGCTTTGATCCAACCTCCATTTTACCACCCGGGAAAAAATCCGAGAAGAAAACAGGTTTCATAATATTGTTTGAGTATTGACCGGATGCATTGACTGATGGCAAAAGAGCATACCAGTTCTCCTGCCTGAGGTAATCAACCCTCTCCAGTTCTGCTCCTGCAATCTTAATATTCAGGTTTTCACTCAGGGCAATTTCAAGTGCCTCCTCAACCGTCAACCTGAGAGTGTCGGCAGGGCCAGCGGCGTTAATAGCCGTAGCTGACAGTAACATAAAAATAACTGCTAAAACTTTCATTCTTTTATATTTAAATATTTGTCAATCATTTTAATTCCCTCTTCAGTGGATATTCCCCTGAAGTACATAACCATAGATTCTCTAAAAAGCTGTTTTCTTGAATGATTTGCAAGTGAAAAAATTTCAGAATCTTGTATCATGCTTGCAATCTGAAATACCATCTTGCCCACAAGCTCCATATCAATATTTTTGAGAAAGATTCCCTCTTCCTGGCCCCTCTCAAGAAATTTAGTTGTTGTTATTTTGTGGTAATCTGTAAATCTCACATACATTTTATTATAGAGCTCAGGGTAGTATTTTTTTAACTCGTCAAAGAATCTTATTCGCATATTAATCATTATATCTGTCTGACTCTCATGTTCAATACAGACAAGCTCCAATATACTCCTTGATCCGCTGAATGCTTTCTCTCCCACCTCTTTCATCTTCTCCTCCATCATAAGAAGGCACTCCTCCAGCAGATTTGTCTTATCCTTAAAGTGCTCATATAGTGTCCTCTTAGAGATGCCGTTAGCTGCAGCCACCTCATCCATAGTAACGCTTTTACATCCGTTACTCATGAACAGTTCAGATGAAACCTCTATAATTCTCTCCCTTAACTCCATTTATTTTAAATTGGTTAATAATATCTTTTTTGTTTCGGGGCACAAAGATATACGGAAAACTAATAAAACGAAAATAGTTTTTATATTTTTATTTATAAATATCTTATTTACTTGCTAATTTTGTATAGAAATGGTGCAATTAATTTAATAATCAGAAATATGTACAAAGATTTTCAGAGTTTTCTCTCAAATGAGCTTGAGAGTATTGAAGCTGCAGGACTCTTTAAAAGAGAGCGTATTATTACAACTCCTCAGCAGGCTGCTATAAAAGTAAGTACAGGACAAGAGGTACTGAACTTCTGTGCCAACAACTATCTCGGACTGTCAAATAATGCAGAGCTGATAAAAGCATCAAAAGATGCACTCGATTCTCACGGCTTTGGCATGTCAAGCGTTAGATTTATATGCGGGACTCAGGATCTTCATATTGAACTGGAGAAAAAAATTGCAGAATTCTTTGGGACAGAAGATTCAATTCTTTACGCTGCATGCTTTGATGCAAACGGGGGAGTTTTTGAGCCTCTGCTAGGTGAGGAGGATGCTATTATATCGGACTCCCTTAACCACGCATCAATTATTGACGGGGTAAGGCTTTGCAAGGCTCAGAGATACAGATACGCAAATGCCGATATGGAGGAACTTGAAAACTGCCTTAAACTTGCACAGGCTCAAAGATTCAGGCTAATTGTAACAGACGGAGTATTCTCTATGGATGGCAATGTTGCTCCTCTAGACAAGATCTATGAACTTGCGGGCAAATACAATGCTATGATAATGGTTGACGAATCTCACTCAGCCGGGGTAGTTGGTAACACAGGCCGTGGAACTACAGAGCTTTATGACCTCAGAGGAAAGGTTGAAATTATAACCGGCACACTCGGTAAGGCATTTGGTGGTGCGATAGGAGGATTTACAACCGGTAAGAAGGAGATTATTTCTATGCTCCGTCAGAGATCCAGGCCGTACCTCTTCTCTAATTCTATCCCGCCAATGGTTGCGGCATCGGGAATAGCCATGTTTAACATGATGTCAAGGACCAATGATCTTCAGGACAAATTGCACAACAACACAAAATATTTTGTAGAGAAGATGCTTGCAGCCGGTTTTGATATTAAACCAACTCAGTCTGCAATTTGTGCATTGATGCTTTATGACGCGAAACTTTCACAGGATTTTGCAGCAAAAATGCTTGAAGAGGGTATATATGTAATAGGCTTTTATTTCCCTGTGGTGCCAAAGGGACAGGCCCGCATCCGGATTCAGATAAGTGCCGGACATGAGCCTGAACATCTTGACAGAGCAATAGCTGCCTTTACCAAGGTAGGCAAGGAGCTTGGTGTTTTAAAAAGCTAAAACCGCTCATAATCTCAATATCGCCGTCAAATCCAAAACGGATTGGATCCTTGAGCATAACTTTTACATTTTCCGGCAGATAGAGAGTAACTCTTTTGTTTGTACCATCCCATTTAGCTTTTTTGGTATAGACATCCGGACGAATTACAATAAGGGAATCTGTCAGTTCATATACAGGCAGGTTCCTTTGTGCTTTCATCATTGCCTCACCTCCGGTGTACCCGAAAGATTGGGTTCTCATCTTCACATACCTGACAGAGTCATCAGTTGTCCTCTCAATTCTAATTTGCGGAAAGGCAACAAAATGTTTCTCTGAGCCGCTTTTATCTACCCAAAAGATTGAAAGGTCATTTTTATCACCCTCAATAATAAGGTTTTCATCCGGCATCGGTGTATCGTACATCAGACTTAAATATATTGTGTCACTTTTTGTAACAAGAGGAACATCTACAACCTCCCTGCTATTCTCCCAATATGGTCTTGAAGACTTAACCGCAAGTGTGGCAGCGCCAAATCCGGAAATTATCCACAGAATAAAAATAATCAGACCGGGGCGGAATCTCGGATTAGGAAACTCAAAAAGAATCTGAATACCTCCGTATAACATCCCGAGTAAAGGGAGGAAAAGAAATGCAAGTGAAGATATTTTTAACCAGAGAGTATTTTCAATACCAAGGGCAACATAATCCATAATATCCCCCGGATTAAATCCGTTAAAAATCTCTATACCAAGGAAAAGAAATGAAAATATCAGAATACCTCCTATCGAGAACAAGACAAGGAATACTGCAAAAACCTTGGATATTGCTCTGAATATATCATTTATAACAGGTGCCCCGTTTTTTCCGGCTCTCTTTATATCCCTGCCTACCCTCTGCGCACCTCTCTCTATATTCCTCTGAATATTTGAAAGATCCGGTTTTTCACCCCTCATTGCAAACTTCTGATGAACTGTTCTGGCTTCAGGAATCGCTATCCACATTATAATATATGCAAGAAAAACCAGAGATCCCACAGAATGAACACCCGTGAATGGGATTAACATAAACGGAACCCAGGAGAAAAAGAGAAGAACAAGTGTTATTACCCTTACAATAGCAATGTCAATATTAAAATATGCAGCCAGGCCTGAGCATACGCCCCCAATCATCTTATTGTCGGGGTCTCTGTAAAGCCTCTTTTCCGCTCTTCCGGAGGCCGACACTCCGCCTCTTCTGAAATTTGTTGCATTACTCTCTTCGTCAATTATCTCAGGCCTTCCCAGCACCATAATAACTTCGTTAACAATAACTGAAGTTATGACAGAAGAGCGGCCACTTTTATCCAGAAACAGTTCGGCTATCCTCTCCTCAATCCCCTCTACAATCTCACTGCCGTTCTGAATCTCCCTGTAGTGATCATTTAGCTCCTCTATATATCCCTTTAGTATGAGGTATCCATCCTCTTCAACAGTGAAGGCAATTTTGCCAATACTCACCTTTACAACTTTTTTCATTTTATTTACAGAGATTTATTGTTTCTTATTAACTCT
It includes:
- a CDS encoding PspC domain-containing protein yields the protein MKKVVKVSIGKIAFTVEEDGYLILKGYIEELNDHYREIQNGSEIVEGIEERIAELFLDKSGRSSVITSVIVNEVIMVLGRPEIIDEESNATNFRRGGVSASGRAEKRLYRDPDNKMIGGVCSGLAAYFNIDIAIVRVITLVLLFFSWVPFMLIPFTGVHSVGSLVFLAYIIMWIAIPEARTVHQKFAMRGEKPDLSNIQRNIERGAQRVGRDIKRAGKNGAPVINDIFRAISKVFAVFLVLFSIGGILIFSFLFLGIEIFNGFNPGDIMDYVALGIENTLWLKISSLAFLFLPLLGMLYGGIQILFEFPNPRFRPGLIIFILWIISGFGAATLAVKSSRPYWENSREVVDVPLVTKSDTIYLSLMYDTPMPDENLIIEGDKNDLSIFWVDKSGSEKHFVAFPQIRIERTTDDSVRYVKMRTQSFGYTGGEAMMKAQRNLPVYELTDSLIVIRPDVYTKKAKWDGTNKRVTLYLPENVKVMLKDPIRFGFDGDIEIMSGFSFLKHQAPCLPW